Sequence from the Mesotoga sp. BH458_6_3_2_1 genome:
AAGTAATCCTAAAAGAGACTTTTGGGCTAGCAAATGAAGAACAGAAAATCCCCGTTAAGACTTGCAGTATCTTTCACATTGGTTCTGTGAGCAAGCAGTTCACGGCAATGTGCATCGCTCTGCTTGAAGAGAAGTCGCTCGATGTGTCTAGAAGAATAACCGACTTCTTCCCTGATCTTGGAAGTCATGCAGCAGAGATAAGAATCCTCGATCTGATACACATGACAAACGGCCTCCCGGATCTATACAAGGTTTCGCAGTACATCTTAGGCTTAAGAGAGAGTGACTATCTGACTTCGACAGAAGCGTATAACCTTCTAAGAAACCTTCGATGGCTTGAGTTCGAGCCTGGCAAAAGGTGGGCATACGGCAATTCAGGTTACTTTCTTCTCGGTAGGCTGGTCGAAAAAGTGACAGGATCGACATTGAATGAATTCGCAGCAAGAGAGATCTTCTCCCCATTAGGAATGACGAACACTTTTTTCAGAGAAGACAATACTAGACTTATAAAGAATGTAGTTGATGGCTACTGCGAATACGAATATCTGCATTCCAAGTCTTTCAGATTGCCTTCAGGCGAACCGGGGAGGCTCTCAAAAGCTCTCGATCTAATGGAGTGCACAGGAGCAGGTCAATTATGGAGCACAATTGATGATCTTCTCATTTGGGAAAGGGCCTTCCACAAGAAGATGATTGGTGAAGATCCGGAGAAGTTGTCGGAGAAGATCATTTCTCCGGCGAAACTGAACAACGGCAATCGGTGCGACTACGGTTACGGTCTATTCTTGACCAAGAGAAAGGGTAAGACGGTTGTCATGCACGAGGGAGGAAGCCTAGGATTTAACGCTGCCATTTACAGGATACCTTCCGAATCCCTTTCTGTTGTTGTTCTGGCGAATCGTAACGACTTCCTTCACAGGATGCTGGTGAAACTCGGCATCGAGATCTACGAAGCAATTGCCGACTGGGTTCTTGGAGAAGATT
This genomic interval carries:
- a CDS encoding serine hydrolase, with protein sequence MTGKNISCLFEDLGSTGVAVGVFKEGEVILKETFGLANEEQKIPVKTCSIFHIGSVSKQFTAMCIALLEEKSLDVSRRITDFFPDLGSHAAEIRILDLIHMTNGLPDLYKVSQYILGLRESDYLTSTEAYNLLRNLRWLEFEPGKRWAYGNSGYFLLGRLVEKVTGSTLNEFAAREIFSPLGMTNTFFREDNTRLIKNVVDGYCEYEYLHSKSFRLPSGEPGRLSKALDLMECTGAGQLWSTIDDLLIWERAFHKKMIGEDPEKLSEKIISPAKLNNGNRCDYGYGLFLTKRKGKTVVMHEGGSLGFNAAIYRIPSESLSVVVLANRNDFLHRMLVKLGIEIYEAIADWVLGEDSACLDSKDEGTKPEELSEDWLEEMKEGDKWFADRKSAQICRLFVEEGFLKLDMNGERVHVLLPLRGLRFEEMDREFEGEIFRENGEKGLLLTNHSGAVWFRPFEKRLSKCDLQEYCGRYYCRDIDTGYDLYATERGLLFSNTNAHHDAMNFEYRPAVKDLFFTYAPPYLSCYFGVEFLRDRDQDVEAFVFRDYDNDGREFLKFAKIH